A region of Streptomyces halobius DNA encodes the following proteins:
- a CDS encoding class I SAM-dependent methyltransferase, with protein MDERDWRRYLSAYHDSRPGITERLFQLADTSPYAWLAGPLRAVPGTVLDLACGSAPTRDFLPGNDWVGIDLSQGELAEAARRGRGPLVRASADALPVASGTIGAVCAAMCLPVLTPLPQVLGGIRRVLRPGGMLAALVPAQSGLSVSGLLGWARVMSALGTMRQPWPNPQARDGLAALLRTAGFRVYSDERRIFTLALDSPDAAALLGDALYLPDLTPRRTEHARRTLAGWARPGRRLPLPLRLVVAERPADHAGQEHVGSGAHQTGAHVRPHRSRRGAPRAGLPRCCGSRRPGGWS; from the coding sequence ATGGACGAACGGGACTGGCGCCGCTATCTCTCCGCCTACCACGACTCCCGCCCCGGCATCACCGAACGCCTCTTCCAACTGGCCGACACCTCCCCATACGCATGGTTGGCCGGGCCCCTGCGCGCCGTTCCGGGGACCGTACTGGACCTGGCTTGCGGATCAGCTCCCACCCGCGACTTCCTCCCAGGCAATGACTGGGTCGGCATCGATCTCTCGCAGGGCGAACTCGCCGAGGCGGCCCGGCGCGGCCGCGGGCCACTCGTCAGGGCGAGCGCCGACGCCCTGCCCGTGGCCTCGGGGACCATCGGTGCCGTCTGTGCTGCGATGTGCCTGCCCGTGCTCACTCCGCTGCCACAAGTTCTGGGCGGGATCCGGCGCGTGCTGCGGCCGGGCGGGATGCTCGCGGCGCTGGTGCCTGCCCAGTCGGGCCTTTCGGTGTCCGGACTGCTCGGCTGGGCCCGGGTGATGTCCGCCCTCGGGACGATGCGCCAGCCGTGGCCCAATCCGCAGGCCCGTGACGGCCTCGCCGCGCTGCTGCGGACGGCGGGCTTCCGCGTGTACTCCGACGAGCGCCGCATCTTCACCCTCGCCCTCGACTCGCCCGACGCCGCGGCCCTGCTGGGCGATGCCCTGTACCTGCCGGACCTCACCCCGCGCCGCACGGAACACGCCAGACGGACCCTCGCCGGATGGGCGCGCCCCGGCCGCCGACTACCACTTCCGCTGCGCCTCGTCGTGGCCGAACGCCCGGCCGATCACGCTGGACAGGAGCACGTCGGATCAGGAGCACATCAGACAGGAGCGCACGTTCGTCCACACCGGTCTCGGCGGGGCGCTCCGCGAGCTGGGCTCCCCCGGTGCTGTGGATCGCGCCGGCCGGGCGGGTGGTCCTGA
- a CDS encoding DUF427 domain-containing protein: protein MMRAIWNGVVIAETPRTKRVEGNHYFPPESLEREYFTDSPSKSLCPWKGVARYYTLTVNGEMNPNAAWYYPHPSPFARRIKNHVAFWNGVTVEGTREKK from the coding sequence ATGATGCGAGCGATCTGGAACGGTGTCGTGATCGCCGAGACCCCGCGCACCAAACGCGTCGAGGGCAACCACTACTTCCCGCCCGAGTCCCTCGAGCGCGAGTACTTCACCGACAGTCCCAGCAAGTCGCTGTGTCCGTGGAAGGGCGTCGCCCGCTACTACACACTCACCGTCAACGGCGAGATGAACCCCAACGCCGCCTGGTACTACCCGCACCCCAGCCCTTTCGCCCGCCGCATCAAGAACCACGTGGCGTTCTGGAACGGCGTCACCGTCGAAGGCACACGTGAGAAGAAGTAG
- a CDS encoding Hsp20/alpha crystallin family protein produces the protein MNTIERRKFPFMARRPDVAEWFEGFPFGLPFAPETHPIRIEESQMGDAYVVKAELPGVDPDKDVEITLDRTGLLTIHAERAEEERDKERTEFRYGSFTRSVTLPEGVKEEDISASYDKGILTVTAPLGERTTTTRRIEVRKPS, from the coding sequence ATGAACACCATCGAGCGCCGGAAGTTCCCCTTCATGGCCCGCCGCCCGGACGTGGCGGAGTGGTTCGAGGGATTCCCCTTCGGCCTTCCCTTCGCCCCGGAAACCCACCCCATCCGGATCGAGGAGTCCCAGATGGGCGACGCCTATGTCGTCAAGGCCGAACTCCCCGGGGTGGACCCCGACAAGGACGTGGAGATCACTCTGGACCGGACCGGGCTGCTCACCATCCACGCCGAGCGCGCCGAGGAGGAGAGGGACAAGGAGCGCACCGAATTCCGCTACGGCTCCTTCACGCGCAGTGTCACCCTGCCCGAGGGGGTCAAGGAAGAAGACATCTCCGCGAGCTACGACAAGGGCATCCTGACCGTGACGGCCCCACTCGGTGAACGCACGACCACCACGCGGCGGATCGAGGTCAGGAAGCCGAGCTGA
- a CDS encoding pyridoxamine 5'-phosphate oxidase family protein, which translates to MDRQDGFRELDRQECLRLLSLVPIGRIVYTHDALPAVLPVNFSLDRDHSVVLRTSAVSRMAHAVDGAVVAFEADWFDEAAHTGWSVIVTGRATVVTDPTEQERLRAVGLRSWMAMTEEAFIRIPSELVSGRMLRGHWHGGDERGTPPLAGVV; encoded by the coding sequence ATGGACCGACAGGACGGATTCCGGGAACTGGACCGGCAGGAGTGCCTGCGTCTCCTGTCGCTGGTGCCCATTGGGCGCATCGTGTATACGCACGACGCCCTGCCCGCTGTGCTGCCGGTCAACTTCTCCCTGGACCGCGACCACTCCGTGGTCCTGCGCACCTCGGCCGTCTCGCGGATGGCACACGCCGTCGACGGCGCCGTCGTGGCCTTCGAGGCGGACTGGTTCGACGAGGCCGCGCACACCGGATGGAGCGTGATCGTGACGGGAAGGGCCACCGTCGTCACCGATCCGACGGAACAGGAACGGCTGCGTGCGGTCGGCCTCCGCTCATGGATGGCCATGACGGAGGAAGCCTTCATCCGGATCCCTTCCGAGCTGGTCTCCGGGCGCATGCTGCGGGGGCACTGGCACGGAGGGGACGAGCGGGGCACGCCGCCCCTGGCCGGCGTGGTGTGA
- a CDS encoding universal stress protein, which produces MTRPVAVGLDGSPAALVAADWGAREALCRELPLRLVYAWEWQPYTYAPLAGTDAPRPWSERVPREAAAELRNRYPGLEITADHLTGPPPEVLCEVATEAELLALGTAGFGALAGFFLGSVAMSAVAHTEQPVVLVRAETTAADEYLPATDGRPPTAMAYRPVVLGLDLSRPCDEVIRFAFETTALRAAPLRVIRGWKPPAYFLYGVTGEPSLRDDLAEQETEGLRTVLLPWREKYPGIDVTEHCVMGEPAHFLADAGADAGLVIIGRRSRRSWAGPPRTGHIAHAVLHHCPAPVAVIPHD; this is translated from the coding sequence ATGACCCGCCCCGTGGCCGTCGGCCTCGACGGCTCGCCCGCCGCCTTGGTCGCCGCGGACTGGGGTGCCCGTGAGGCGCTGTGCCGGGAGCTGCCCCTTCGGCTCGTGTACGCCTGGGAGTGGCAGCCCTACACGTACGCACCACTCGCGGGCACGGACGCCCCCCGGCCGTGGTCGGAGCGCGTGCCGCGCGAGGCCGCCGCGGAACTGCGCAACCGCTACCCGGGCCTGGAGATCACCGCGGACCACCTCACGGGCCCGCCCCCGGAGGTGCTGTGCGAGGTGGCCACGGAAGCCGAGCTGCTGGCCCTCGGCACCGCGGGCTTCGGCGCCCTGGCCGGGTTCTTCCTCGGATCCGTCGCGATGTCCGCCGTCGCCCACACCGAGCAGCCGGTCGTTCTCGTACGGGCCGAAACGACCGCCGCCGACGAGTACTTGCCCGCGACGGACGGCCGGCCGCCGACCGCGATGGCCTACCGTCCGGTCGTCCTGGGCCTGGACCTGAGCCGCCCCTGCGACGAAGTGATCCGGTTCGCCTTCGAGACCACGGCGCTCCGCGCGGCCCCACTACGGGTGATCCGCGGGTGGAAACCGCCGGCCTACTTCCTCTACGGCGTCACCGGGGAGCCGAGCCTGCGGGACGACCTGGCGGAACAGGAGACCGAAGGGCTGCGGACCGTGCTGCTGCCGTGGCGGGAGAAGTACCCCGGTATCGACGTCACCGAGCACTGTGTGATGGGGGAGCCCGCGCACTTCCTGGCGGATGCCGGGGCCGACGCCGGGCTGGTCATCATCGGCCGCCGGAGCCGCCGTTCATGGGCCGGGCCGCCCCGCACCGGTCACATCGCCCATGCCGTCCTGCACCACTGCCCGGCCCCGGTCGCCGTCATCCCGCACGACTGA
- a CDS encoding TIGR04283 family arsenosugar biosynthesis glycosyltransferase — protein MKVSIVVPVVNEADAIQPALSRLCRDFPDCELVVVDGGSTDGTVELAAPRATVVRSERGRARQMNEGARRCTGDVLWFIHADTRIAPAALAQIRTALADPEVVGGGLTLRFDLRSPALDYLAYASNARARRLHHIFGDQAMFIRRTVFDELGGFPDLAIMEDLEMSRRLHRRGLLAVLPATSTASARRLVRHGTWRMIVFMQYLKLLYFAGVDPEVIRARYATGPRLVRPGPRLVRRGKHGQVSGDAGFPAHD, from the coding sequence ATGAAGGTGTCGATCGTCGTACCCGTTGTGAATGAGGCGGACGCGATCCAGCCCGCGCTGAGCCGTCTCTGCCGCGACTTCCCCGACTGCGAACTCGTCGTCGTCGACGGCGGATCCACCGACGGCACCGTCGAACTCGCCGCTCCGCGCGCCACCGTGGTGCGCAGCGAGCGGGGACGGGCGCGGCAGATGAACGAGGGTGCCCGCCGCTGCACCGGCGACGTGCTCTGGTTCATCCACGCCGACACACGGATCGCCCCTGCCGCCCTCGCCCAGATCCGCACCGCCCTCGCCGACCCGGAGGTGGTCGGCGGAGGCCTCACCCTGCGCTTCGACCTCCGCAGCCCCGCCCTCGACTACCTCGCGTACGCCTCCAACGCACGCGCCCGCCGCTTGCACCACATCTTCGGCGACCAGGCCATGTTCATCCGGCGCACCGTCTTCGACGAGCTCGGCGGCTTCCCGGACCTGGCCATCATGGAGGACCTCGAGATGTCCCGCCGCCTGCACCGGCGCGGGCTCCTCGCCGTCCTGCCCGCCACTTCCACGGCCTCCGCGCGTCGGCTGGTCCGGCACGGCACGTGGCGCATGATCGTCTTCATGCAGTATCTGAAACTGCTGTACTTCGCGGGAGTCGACCCCGAGGTGATCCGCGCCCGCTATGCCACTGGGCCCCGGCTCGTACGGCCGGGTCCGCGGCTCGTACGGCGCGGAAAACACGGACAAGTCAGCGGCGACGCCGGGTTTCCAGCCCATGACTGA
- a CDS encoding CBS domain-containing protein, whose amino-acid sequence MQHSRVGRLMADDVVTMIAQTPFKEIAKLLAVHRIGGLPVVDSGDRVLGAVLGASLGSHPRISR is encoded by the coding sequence ATGCAGCACAGCCGAGTCGGCCGACTGATGGCCGACGACGTGGTCACGATGATCGCGCAGACGCCGTTCAAGGAGATCGCCAAGCTGCTCGCGGTGCACCGGATCGGCGGTCTGCCGGTGGTGGACTCCGGCGACCGGGTGCTCGGTGCGGTCTTGGGAGCCTCCCTCGGCTCTCACCCACGGATCAGTCGGTGA
- a CDS encoding dihydrolipoyl dehydrogenase family protein, whose product MSAYDLVVIGGGSAGLTAARTAGRFGARTLLVERDRLGGDCLWTGCVPSKALLHVAAEVQAARRADVYGLGAASGPADLAAVMEQVRRAIAAIEPHDSAEALRPFGVEVVYGPAVFTGPRTLTVGEREVSFRYAVIATGSSPVLVPVAGLAEANPLTSDTVWELAGLPERLMVLGGGPTGCELGQAFARLGSKVTLVEVLDRLLPREEPRASQLMRERLEAEGVTVLTGYRVEKVADGAVYGVGAPVVYDRLLAVTGRRANTAGLGLEGAGVRLGEQGQVMTDGRLRSSNRRIYAAGDVTGRSAFTHLGGVQGGAAAVDALLGVRRAIDYEAVPWVTFTDPEVARVGLTADEARSRYGDVVRVRTVEHDRVDRAVADGRTEGFTALVLGPRGRIVGATVVSPRAGETIAHLAAAVRLGWTASHYAKTVHPYPTYADGPWHAALSDVYARLFKNQWATGALLGLRRKVAR is encoded by the coding sequence ATGAGCGCATACGACCTGGTGGTCATCGGTGGTGGCAGTGCCGGGCTGACGGCGGCGCGCACCGCCGGGCGGTTCGGCGCGCGCACGTTGCTGGTCGAGCGGGACCGGCTGGGTGGTGACTGTCTGTGGACGGGGTGCGTTCCCAGTAAGGCGTTGCTCCATGTGGCGGCCGAGGTGCAGGCCGCCCGTCGCGCGGACGTGTATGGGCTCGGTGCCGCTTCGGGTCCCGCCGACCTTGCGGCGGTGATGGAGCAGGTGAGGCGGGCGATTGCGGCGATCGAGCCGCATGACTCGGCTGAGGCGCTGCGTCCGTTCGGTGTGGAGGTGGTGTACGGGCCGGCTGTCTTCACCGGGCCGCGCACCCTGACCGTCGGCGAGCGGGAGGTCTCTTTCCGGTATGCGGTGATCGCGACGGGTTCGTCTCCGGTGCTGGTGCCGGTTGCGGGACTGGCCGAGGCGAATCCGCTGACCAGCGACACGGTGTGGGAGCTGGCCGGGCTGCCCGAGCGGCTGATGGTGCTGGGGGGTGGGCCGACCGGCTGCGAGCTGGGCCAGGCGTTCGCCCGTCTGGGCTCGAAGGTGACGCTTGTGGAGGTCTTGGACCGGCTGCTGCCGCGGGAGGAACCTCGTGCTTCGCAGCTGATGCGGGAGCGGTTGGAGGCGGAAGGTGTCACCGTACTGACCGGCTACCGCGTTGAGAAGGTCGCCGATGGTGCGGTGTACGGGGTGGGTGCCCCGGTGGTGTATGACCGGCTGTTGGCGGTCACCGGGCGCCGGGCCAACACCGCCGGGCTCGGCCTGGAAGGGGCCGGGGTGCGGCTGGGCGAGCAGGGGCAGGTCATGACGGACGGGCGGCTGCGCAGCAGCAACCGGCGGATCTACGCGGCCGGGGACGTCACCGGCCGCTCGGCCTTCACGCACCTGGGTGGGGTGCAGGGGGGTGCGGCGGCCGTGGATGCGCTGCTGGGGGTGCGGCGGGCCATCGACTACGAGGCGGTGCCGTGGGTGACGTTCACCGATCCCGAGGTCGCCCGTGTCGGGCTCACCGCCGACGAGGCGCGCAGCAGGTACGGGGACGTGGTGCGGGTGCGCACGGTGGAGCATGACCGGGTGGACCGGGCGGTCGCAGACGGCCGTACCGAGGGCTTCACCGCCCTGGTCCTGGGCCCGCGGGGCCGGATCGTGGGTGCCACGGTCGTCTCGCCGCGGGCCGGGGAGACCATCGCCCATCTGGCGGCCGCGGTACGGCTGGGCTGGACGGCCTCGCACTACGCCAAGACCGTGCACCCGTATCCGACATACGCGGACGGGCCCTGGCACGCCGCGCTCAGCGACGTCTACGCCCGGCTCTTCAAGAACCAGTGGGCCACCGGCGCGCTGCTGGGCCTGCGCAGGAAGGTGGCGCGATGA
- a CDS encoding radical SAM domain-containing protein, whose translation MGLVATLRAVERATRPYDPEFAEAMARRWAQLPGTAKTPGQIIGRHGVGCEGTHGVFPKCNLKCTPCYHSRDANQVRVDGPHTREQVAAQMGLLRRLRGPRAHTQLIGGEVSLLPPDDHAATLQIMREHGREPMSFTHGDFDYAYLQQLALGPDGKPRFGRLSFAAHFDKFMYGRRGIERPPNEKALNPYRRRFTAMFTRLKREHGVRYFLAHNMTVTPGNLDEIADVIRDNRDTGFGMFSFQPAAFLGDERRWKEEYRAATPDAVWAQIERGAGTRLDHHVFHNGDVRCNRTAYGFYTGDRWFPFLDGDDPRDLAVRDAFFRHLGKVNFTGTPPVLLAARLIRIIARHPATLAIALGWLARTAGRVGLTRLLVNRFRIRPVTFVMHLFMDAETVAPAWELTKRGETSQDPKLRETQERLAACQYSMAHPHNGTLVPACVQHSVLDPAENAQLRTQLPLVDTRTTKNPNNPANPANCPASQPASQPASRPVPKEKK comes from the coding sequence ATGGGACTCGTGGCGACACTGCGCGCTGTTGAGCGTGCCACCCGCCCCTACGATCCGGAGTTCGCCGAGGCCATGGCACGCCGCTGGGCACAACTGCCCGGGACGGCCAAAACCCCGGGACAGATCATCGGCCGGCACGGCGTGGGCTGCGAAGGCACCCATGGCGTCTTTCCCAAGTGCAACCTGAAGTGCACCCCCTGCTACCACTCCCGCGACGCCAACCAGGTCCGCGTCGACGGCCCGCACACCCGCGAACAGGTCGCCGCTCAGATGGGGTTGCTGCGCCGGCTGCGCGGGCCGCGGGCGCACACTCAGCTGATCGGCGGCGAGGTCAGCCTGCTGCCGCCCGACGACCACGCCGCCACCCTGCAGATCATGCGCGAGCACGGCCGCGAACCGATGAGCTTCACCCACGGCGACTTCGACTACGCCTACCTGCAGCAGCTCGCCCTCGGCCCCGACGGCAAGCCCCGCTTCGGACGGCTCTCCTTCGCCGCGCACTTCGACAAGTTCATGTACGGGCGGCGCGGCATCGAACGCCCGCCCAACGAGAAGGCCCTCAACCCTTACCGGCGGCGCTTCACCGCCATGTTCACCCGCCTCAAGCGGGAGCACGGGGTGCGGTACTTCCTGGCCCACAACATGACCGTCACCCCCGGCAACCTCGACGAGATCGCCGACGTCATCCGCGACAACCGCGATACAGGTTTTGGCATGTTCTCCTTCCAGCCCGCCGCGTTCCTGGGCGACGAACGCCGCTGGAAGGAGGAATACCGCGCCGCGACCCCGGACGCGGTGTGGGCGCAGATCGAGCGCGGCGCCGGCACCCGCCTCGACCACCACGTGTTCCACAACGGCGATGTGCGCTGCAACCGCACCGCCTACGGCTTCTACACCGGCGACCGCTGGTTCCCGTTCCTCGACGGCGACGACCCCCGCGATCTCGCCGTCCGCGACGCCTTCTTCCGCCACCTGGGCAAGGTGAACTTCACCGGCACCCCGCCCGTCCTGCTCGCCGCCAGACTGATCCGTATCATCGCCCGGCACCCCGCCACCCTCGCCATCGCCCTGGGCTGGCTGGCCCGCACGGCCGGCCGCGTCGGCCTCACACGGCTGCTCGTCAACCGCTTCCGGATACGGCCGGTGACGTTCGTCATGCACCTGTTCATGGACGCCGAAACCGTCGCCCCGGCCTGGGAACTGACCAAGCGCGGCGAGACGAGCCAGGACCCGAAGCTGCGCGAGACGCAAGAACGACTGGCCGCCTGCCAGTACTCCATGGCCCACCCGCACAACGGCACCCTGGTACCCGCCTGCGTCCAGCACTCCGTCCTCGACCCCGCCGAGAACGCACAGCTGCGCACCCAGCTCCCCCTCGTCGACACCCGCACCACCAAAAACCCCAACAACCCCGCCAACCCCGCCAACTGTCCCGCCTCCCAACCCGCCTCCCAACCCGCCTCCCGCCCCGTCCCCAAGGAGAAGAAGTAG
- a CDS encoding RNA polymerase sigma factor: MPQDGPGREKVFAEYVLPEVEVLLRVAVTLTEDVADAEGLVRDTLERAYRAVDRYDEVRPRVWLLTLMRQAEDDRCRRRRPHTPRPPRVRLDRPTRTPPAEPPEAPAAGETWDEMVGVACAGLPAGHRQVVRLVDVDGLSYAEAAVLLGVPVGTVTGRLHRARKRIKGRLAAAGLVPGRGGR; this comes from the coding sequence TTGCCTCAGGACGGACCGGGGCGTGAGAAGGTCTTCGCCGAGTATGTGCTGCCCGAGGTGGAGGTGTTGCTGCGGGTGGCCGTGACACTGACCGAAGACGTGGCCGATGCCGAGGGCCTGGTGCGGGACACATTGGAGCGGGCGTACCGGGCGGTGGACCGGTACGACGAGGTGCGTCCGCGGGTCTGGCTGCTGACGCTCATGCGGCAGGCCGAGGACGACCGGTGCCGGCGACGCAGGCCGCACACGCCGAGGCCCCCTCGCGTCCGCCTGGACCGGCCGACGCGAACGCCTCCCGCCGAGCCGCCGGAAGCACCGGCGGCGGGTGAGACGTGGGACGAGATGGTGGGGGTCGCGTGCGCGGGCCTGCCGGCCGGGCACCGGCAGGTGGTGCGCCTGGTCGACGTGGACGGGCTGTCGTACGCGGAGGCGGCTGTGCTGCTGGGCGTGCCGGTGGGCACTGTGACGGGCAGGTTGCACCGGGCGCGAAAGCGGATCAAGGGGCGGCTGGCGGCGGCCGGTCTGGTGCCGGGGCGAGGTGGACGATGA
- a CDS encoding CBS domain-containing protein, protein MGHTPRVVSDVMTRTVVAVGREARFKEIVETMQQWKVSALPVLEGEGRVIGVVSEADLLPKEEFRESDPDRLEQLRRLDDTRKAGALTAGELMSTPAFTVHADATLAQAARTMAHESVKRLPVVDAGGMLQGIVSRADLLKVFLRSDEELAEEIRTDIVRHVFTVSHEDLQVSVVDGVATLSGRLRDNSLIPLVARLIRAVEGVVDVTFDVTGPASAGSRTGNAPSPDAAGWP, encoded by the coding sequence ATGGGGCACACACCGCGCGTCGTCAGCGATGTGATGACACGGACCGTGGTCGCGGTCGGCCGGGAGGCCCGGTTCAAGGAGATCGTCGAGACCATGCAGCAGTGGAAGGTGAGCGCCCTGCCGGTCCTGGAGGGCGAGGGGCGGGTGATCGGTGTGGTCTCCGAAGCCGACCTGCTGCCCAAGGAGGAGTTCCGGGAGTCCGATCCGGACCGTCTGGAACAACTGCGGCGCCTCGACGACACGCGTAAGGCCGGCGCTCTGACGGCCGGGGAACTCATGAGCACGCCCGCCTTCACCGTTCACGCCGATGCCACCCTCGCCCAGGCGGCGCGGACCATGGCACACGAGTCGGTGAAGCGGCTTCCGGTGGTGGACGCGGGCGGGATGCTCCAGGGCATCGTCAGCCGCGCCGATCTGCTGAAGGTCTTCCTCCGGTCCGATGAAGAGCTCGCGGAGGAGATCCGCACGGACATCGTCCGCCATGTGTTCACGGTGTCCCACGAGGATCTGCAGGTCAGCGTCGTCGACGGGGTGGCCACGCTCAGCGGCCGCCTCCGCGACAACTCGCTCATCCCCCTGGTGGCACGCCTGATACGGGCCGTCGAGGGGGTCGTGGACGTCACCTTCGACGTCACCGGCCCGGCTTCGGCCGGCTCCCGAACGGGGAACGCGCCGTCACCGGACGCTGCGGGGTGGCCGTGA
- a CDS encoding anti-sigma factor family protein, which produces MSAWLRRRDPAQRRMNCMQVARVLQAYLDGESDEVTARRVAAHLEDCRRCGLQARTYREIKEALARRERPDEDAVARLRGFGESLLRGGAPEGGEGRAPGA; this is translated from the coding sequence ATGAGTGCGTGGCTGCGACGGCGGGATCCGGCACAGCGCCGGATGAACTGTATGCAGGTGGCCCGCGTCCTGCAGGCGTATCTGGACGGCGAGAGTGACGAGGTCACCGCGCGGAGGGTGGCGGCGCACCTGGAGGACTGCCGCCGCTGCGGTCTGCAGGCGCGTACCTATCGCGAGATCAAGGAGGCACTGGCCCGTCGGGAACGGCCGGACGAGGACGCGGTGGCGCGGCTGCGCGGATTCGGGGAGTCCCTGCTGCGGGGCGGCGCACCGGAGGGGGGAGAGGGGCGGGCGCCGGGAGCGTGA
- a CDS encoding DUF1918 domain-containing protein: protein MRAHIGDQLVVESPATGATRRDGKIVGVRHDDGTPPYDVRWSDTNDVTLVYPGPDAHIHHIEHRPHGERAEAKTPGSEEPSHRGLDPGDIGRRAAHERRRQRLTRAEVAERAGMATAYLTYLEERPANPNLATLTALADALGTSVARLRGGGADLPPGEGKAADRAELRELGPDECRERLGTHGVGRVAVSRPDGLAVIPVNYEIVDDAIAFRTAPGTVPAAAVGSEVAFEVDHVDEAMSQGWSVLVHGPARAVTEPDAMRRLSERAPSKPWAGGEHPLWVLIEPERLTGRRILTD from the coding sequence ATGCGGGCGCACATCGGCGATCAGCTCGTCGTCGAAAGCCCGGCAACGGGCGCGACCAGGCGGGACGGCAAAATCGTCGGAGTCCGTCACGACGACGGAACGCCGCCCTATGACGTGCGCTGGTCGGATACGAACGACGTGACGCTCGTGTATCCGGGACCCGACGCACATATCCACCACATCGAGCACCGGCCCCACGGCGAACGCGCCGAGGCGAAGACGCCCGGGTCCGAGGAGCCGTCCCACCGGGGGCTCGATCCCGGTGACATCGGCCGACGCGCGGCCCATGAACGCAGGCGGCAGCGGCTCACCCGCGCGGAGGTGGCCGAACGCGCGGGCATGGCGACGGCCTATCTGACGTACCTCGAAGAGCGGCCGGCCAACCCGAACCTCGCCACGCTCACGGCGCTCGCCGACGCCCTCGGGACGTCGGTGGCCCGGCTGCGCGGCGGCGGGGCCGATCTGCCGCCCGGCGAGGGCAAGGCCGCCGACCGCGCCGAGCTACGGGAGCTGGGTCCCGACGAGTGCCGGGAGCGGCTCGGCACGCACGGTGTGGGGCGCGTCGCCGTGTCGAGGCCGGACGGGCTGGCGGTGATCCCGGTGAATTACGAGATCGTCGACGACGCCATCGCCTTCCGGACCGCACCCGGCACCGTTCCGGCGGCGGCCGTGGGTTCCGAGGTCGCGTTCGAGGTCGACCACGTGGACGAGGCCATGAGCCAGGGGTGGAGCGTGCTCGTCCACGGTCCGGCGCGAGCCGTCACCGAGCCCGACGCGATGCGACGACTCTCCGAGCGAGCACCCTCCAAGCCCTGGGCAGGCGGCGAGCACCCGCTCTGGGTGCTGATCGAACCCGAGCGCCTGACGGGGCGACGTATCCTCACCGACTGA
- a CDS encoding universal stress protein, translated as MSCVIAGLDGSPESTAAAGWAAREALLREVPLRLVHADEWPAWAFVPAATPHVRDDRALGLLAKIAAELRREHPSLEISTRRLWGPPAAALSVEAADADLLVLGSRGLSGIMGFLLGSVGMATITATERPVVLVRMPKQPGEHTAAAAPPAPSRDVVVGVDIHHPCDALLAFAFDEAARRDCALRAVYGWSLPPVARTAPALASCRSWSWRSNCSASAVVTTAATTRTRCSSSPLRPIWARR; from the coding sequence ATGTCCTGTGTGATCGCCGGTCTGGACGGGTCACCGGAGAGCACCGCCGCCGCCGGATGGGCGGCACGGGAGGCGCTGCTGCGTGAGGTGCCGCTACGCCTCGTGCACGCGGACGAGTGGCCGGCCTGGGCGTTCGTACCGGCGGCCACTCCCCATGTGCGGGACGACCGGGCCCTCGGGCTGCTGGCCAAGATCGCGGCAGAGCTGCGGCGGGAGCACCCGTCCCTGGAGATCAGCACACGGCGGCTGTGGGGGCCGCCCGCCGCCGCCCTGTCCGTCGAAGCCGCCGACGCCGATCTGCTGGTGCTCGGCTCGCGCGGGCTGAGCGGCATCATGGGCTTCCTCCTCGGGTCGGTCGGCATGGCGACCATCACGGCCACCGAGCGGCCGGTCGTGCTGGTGCGTATGCCGAAGCAGCCGGGCGAGCACACCGCGGCCGCCGCCCCGCCCGCACCCTCCCGCGACGTGGTCGTGGGCGTGGACATCCACCACCCCTGCGACGCTCTCCTGGCCTTCGCCTTCGACGAGGCCGCACGGCGCGACTGCGCCCTCCGCGCCGTGTACGGCTGGTCGCTGCCGCCGGTCGCCCGCACGGCCCCCGCGCTCGCCAGCTGCCGGAGCTGGAGCTGGAGGAGCAACTGCTCGGCTTCTGCAGTGGTGACGACGGCAGCGACGACGCGAACGCGATGTTCATCGAGTCCGCTTCGGCCTATCTGGGCGAGACGCTGA